GAAAAATTATTAGACCGTGGCAATTCAAAAGAATATTTACAAGATTTTAACCCAAGTTTTAATACTGATCCCAAATAAATACACATAAAAAAAGAGCTTGCGAATATTCGCAAGCTCTTTTTATTTATTCAAAATATTTTAATGTGAATGCAGTATAATAGCTTGTAACCAATAAGCACCTATACCGGCAAAATAACCTAATAAGGCTAATGCACTAATTCGTTTTGCATACCATATAAAATCAATTTTTTCCATTCCCATAGCAGCAACACCGGCAGCAGAACCTATAATAAGCACACTTCCTCCGGTACCAGCTGCAAATGCTAATAACTCCCAGAAAACACCATCAACAGCAAAATGGCCAACGGCTTGAATATCGTACATCCCCATTGCTCCGGCCACTAATGGAACATTATCAACAATTGAAGACATAAGACCAATAACAGTATTTATCAAATAAATATTTTTATTAGTTGCTCCATCTAACCAAGTGGCAGCAAGTCCTAATTGACCCGCAGATTGCATACTTGCAACAGCAGACAATATTCCTAAGAAAAACAAAATAGTTGGAATGTCAACTTTACGTAAGACACCAACAACCGTCAATCTACGTCTATCATCATCTGCTTTATGTTTATGCATTAATTCGGTAGTAACCCAAAGCACACCTAAACCCAATAACATTCCCATATAAGGAGGCAAATGAGTAAGTGTTTTAAATACAGGCACAAACAATAAAGCTCCAACGCCCATAAACAAAACCAATTTCCGTTCAAAACCTGTTGTAAAATCTTCTTGATCAGCTGCAGAAAGAACCGGACGTTCTACATTCCCCTTCATAGTGAAACTAAGAAAAATAACAGGAATTATCATTGCTACCAGGCTTGGAATAATAACCATTGCTATAATATTAGCTGCTGTAACCTGCCCTCCTATCCAAAGCATAATAGTTGTAACATCACCAATAGGCGACCAAGCTCCACCGGCATTTGCAGCCAACACTACCATACTAGCAAAAAACCAACGCGTTTCTTTATCTGAAATCAGTTTTCGTAAAAGAGCAACCATTACAATTGTAGTTGTAAGATTATCTAAAGCAGCTGACATAAAGAAAGTTAAAAAACTCAATATCCAAAGTAATTTTACTTTTTTAGTTGTTGTAATTTTATCTGTAATTAATTTAAAACCTTGATGCTGATCTATTAATTCAACTATAGTCATAGCTCCAAGCAAGAAGAATAGAATCTGTGAAATATCTCCTAAATGGTGGATAATTTCTTTGTGAACAATAAAATCGATTATGCCTTCATGAGAATCCATAGAAGGATTATTCGCTAAAAACTCATTCCACGCACTACTTACACCACTATGAAAAATATCGGCAGCCCCTAAAATATAAGCTACCCAAGTTAAAGAGCCAATTAATAAAGCAGATGCAGCTTTATCAATTTTCAGCGGATGCTCTAAGGCTATAGCTGTGTAGCCTAGAACAAAAATAACAACCATTAAAATAAACATAAGAAAAGATTTTTATTAGTTTTAGGCGCAAATGTATGAAGTTTTTTAACTTTAACGCTTCACATTAAGAATGTATTGCCTCAATTTAAAGTTCTTCTAAATAATAAGATTATTTTCATATGTAATAACACTTGTATTACGTACGAATACCCCATTTTATATTAGGAATAGATATTGATAGGTTTTGGATTATACTTATCGGGATACATAGCTAAAGCCTCACCATAATGGTTAACAATCTCTACAATGTCTTTCGAAAAATCTCCTGTAGGATAAAAAGCCTTACTAAATTCTAAAACTTTCTTTTTATAATCTAATCTTCCAAAAACAAGCGGAACATTTGCTTTTGTAGCAATCTGATAAAATCCTGTTTTCCATCTTTCTACGTAAGCACGAGTTCCTTCCGGAGAAATTGAAAAAATAAAATCATCCTTCTTTTTAAAAAGCTCAATAATATAATCAACCATTTTTATACTGCCTTTTCTATCTATTGGCATAGCACCCAAAGCTCTTAGAATATATTTTAAAGGAAAGAAAAACATCTCTTTTTTCATCAATACTTTTTGGGGAATACCAACAGAGCTAACTCCAAGACGTGCTATTACAAAATCCCAATTGGAAGTGTGAGGAGCAGCAACAATAACATAAGATTTTTCTTCTACACCGTGCTTCACAACTTTCCAGCCAAAAAGATTTAGTATAAATTTACTAACAATAGCAGACATATTCCTCCTTTAAATAAATATTAATTCCATGCAAAAGTAATCAAAAAAAACGAATTAGTAAGTATTCACTTACAATAAATAGAAACAAATACATTCTTAACTCAATACTTAACATTAGCGGGTTTTGGATTATATAATTCGGGATTACGACCTTTAACATCCTTGAGTAGGCTAACAATCAATTTAAAATCCTTTTCAAAATCTCCGCTTGGGTATATTACATCGGCCAAACCTGAGCGTTTCTTTTCATAGTCAATTTTTCCAAGAACTATTGGAACATTTGCTTTTAAGGCGATATGATAAAATCCTGTCTTCCATTTTTCCACATAAGAGCGCGTCCCTTCAGGTGTAATAGAAAAAACAAAATCATCTTTTTCCTTAAAGATATCCGCTATATAATCTACCATTTTTTCACTTTTCTTACGATTTATTGGCATTGCTCCCAAAGCTTTTAGCAGGTAATTTAAGGGAAAGAAAAACATCTCTTTTTTCATCATAACAGTCTGTTTAACTCTTAAAGAACCTATAACCATTGTGCCCATAATAAAATCCCAATTCGAAGTGTGAGGAGCAACTAAAATAATAAAAGACTTTTCTTTAGGGATATTTTGATCCACCTTCCAACCAAATACCCACAAAATAAATTTAAAAATATATGCAATCATTTTATACTTATCAATTAAAAATCCTTGAATCAATATGTAAAATTACATTTTTCTCATTAAGGATTACGATATTTATAAATTTAACAAAATTATGAACAAAAAAAAATATTAAGACCTACCCCCCATTTAACGATTTAAATACCTAAATACATTTTTATCAACAACTATTTGTAATTATCTATAATTGCTATATATTTGCTAAAGCATGCGAGGTATATTAATACTTTCTAATTATCGCTAATGTCAATATTTAAAAAAATATTCGAGTTCTATTATACTGGCTTTAAAGAAATGAAAGTCGGCAAACAACTATGGTTAATAATTTTAATTAAACTATTTATCATGTTTGCTATACTCAAACTTTTCTTTTTCCCCAATTTTTTAAAAAGCAAGTTCAATTCTGATAAAGAAAGAGGTGATTACGTGATTGAACAATTAACTAACCCAAAATAAATTATATGGAAAATTTTGATTTTACTTTAATCGATTGGTCCAGGGGACAATTTGCATTAACTGCATTATACCACTGGCTATTTGTTCCATTAACCTTAGGCATAACATTTATGCTTGCAATAATGGAAACCATCTATTACAAAACTGGCGATCTGGAATGGAAAAAGATTACCAAATTCTGGATGACTCTTTTTGGAATTAATTTTGCTATTGGAGTAGCTACAGGAATTATTCTTGAGTTCCAATTTGGAACCAACTGGTCAAACTATTCTTGGTTCGTTGGTGATATTTTTGGTGCTCCCTTAGCTATAGA
The sequence above is drawn from the Bacteroidales bacterium genome and encodes:
- the nhaD gene encoding sodium:proton antiporter NhaD; translation: MFILMVVIFVLGYTAIALEHPLKIDKAASALLIGSLTWVAYILGAADIFHSGVSSAWNEFLANNPSMDSHEGIIDFIVHKEIIHHLGDISQILFFLLGAMTIVELIDQHQGFKLITDKITTTKKVKLLWILSFLTFFMSAALDNLTTTIVMVALLRKLISDKETRWFFASMVVLAANAGGAWSPIGDVTTIMLWIGGQVTAANIIAMVIIPSLVAMIIPVIFLSFTMKGNVERPVLSAADQEDFTTGFERKLVLFMGVGALLFVPVFKTLTHLPPYMGMLLGLGVLWVTTELMHKHKADDDRRRLTVVGVLRKVDIPTILFFLGILSAVASMQSAGQLGLAATWLDGATNKNIYLINTVIGLMSSIVDNVPLVAGAMGMYDIQAVGHFAVDGVFWELLAFAAGTGGSVLIIGSAAGVAAMGMEKIDFIWYAKRISALALLGYFAGIGAYWLQAIILHSH
- a CDS encoding 1-acyl-sn-glycerol-3-phosphate acyltransferase, which codes for MSAIVSKFILNLFGWKVVKHGVEEKSYVIVAAPHTSNWDFVIARLGVSSVGIPQKVLMKKEMFFFPLKYILRALGAMPIDRKGSIKMVDYIIELFKKKDDFIFSISPEGTRAYVERWKTGFYQIATKANVPLVFGRLDYKKKVLEFSKAFYPTGDFSKDIVEIVNHYGEALAMYPDKYNPKPINIYS
- a CDS encoding 1-acyl-sn-glycerol-3-phosphate acyltransferase produces the protein MIAYIFKFILWVFGWKVDQNIPKEKSFIILVAPHTSNWDFIMGTMVIGSLRVKQTVMMKKEMFFFPLNYLLKALGAMPINRKKSEKMVDYIADIFKEKDDFVFSITPEGTRSYVEKWKTGFYHIALKANVPIVLGKIDYEKKRSGLADVIYPSGDFEKDFKLIVSLLKDVKGRNPELYNPKPANVKY
- a CDS encoding DUF4492 domain-containing protein, which codes for MSIFKKIFEFYYTGFKEMKVGKQLWLIILIKLFIMFAILKLFFFPNFLKSKFNSDKERGDYVIEQLTNPK